One genomic region from Halobacteriovorax vibrionivorans encodes:
- the lptB gene encoding LPS export ABC transporter ATP-binding protein, translating into MSEEIAQLSAHGLKKVYGGREVVKGVSIDVKQGEVVGLLGPNGAGKTTSFYMMVGLVKADEGSIDLSGEDLTEQPIHIRALKGVGYLPQEASIFRDLSVEANIYSVLENRDLPRAKKKTLLDNLISDFGLGHIRKSLGSALSGGERRRVEIARTLALEPKFVLLDEPFAGVDPLAVNDIQTVINSLKTRNIGVLITDHNVRETLGVVDRAFIMSSGELLVSGTPEDIVNDERARKFYLGEEFKM; encoded by the coding sequence ATGTCAGAAGAAATAGCACAGTTATCAGCTCATGGTTTAAAGAAAGTTTACGGCGGACGAGAAGTCGTTAAAGGCGTAAGCATCGATGTTAAGCAAGGAGAAGTTGTCGGTTTACTCGGCCCAAACGGTGCTGGAAAGACAACATCGTTTTACATGATGGTTGGGCTCGTTAAAGCAGATGAGGGTAGTATTGATCTCTCAGGTGAAGACTTAACGGAGCAGCCAATTCATATTAGGGCCCTAAAAGGTGTTGGATATCTTCCTCAGGAAGCTAGCATCTTTAGAGATTTATCGGTTGAGGCCAATATTTACTCGGTACTTGAAAACCGAGACTTACCAAGGGCCAAGAAGAAGACACTTCTTGATAACTTGATAAGCGACTTTGGTCTTGGACATATCCGTAAGTCTCTCGGTTCAGCTCTTTCCGGTGGGGAAAGAAGAAGAGTTGAGATCGCACGAACACTGGCATTAGAGCCAAAGTTTGTCCTTCTCGATGAACCTTTCGCTGGAGTTGACCCGTTAGCCGTTAATGACATTCAAACTGTTATTAACAGCTTAAAAACGAGGAATATTGGAGTCCTCATTACCGACCACAACGTTAGAGAAACACTTGGAGTAGTTGATCGCGCGTTTATTATGAGTAGTGGAGAATTACTTGTAAGTGGGACACCGGAAGATATTGTAAACGATGAAAGAGCACGGAAGTTCTATCTTGGTGAAGAATTTAAAATGTAG
- the hpf gene encoding ribosome hibernation-promoting factor, HPF/YfiA family: MKVTVSFRHLEHTPALDERIHEKSEKIAKYLDGNLHLKWSCEVRDGREHYAEIEVLGPGFDFHAEAHSENLYKTIDLAVAKIEKQVQKKKEKMRNRKKMPHKDIEILDPESAWLEHEPDIDDMAS, from the coding sequence ATGAAAGTTACAGTAAGTTTTAGACACCTTGAGCATACGCCAGCACTTGATGAGAGAATCCACGAAAAGTCAGAGAAGATTGCAAAATATCTGGACGGTAATCTCCATTTGAAGTGGAGCTGTGAAGTAAGAGATGGTCGCGAGCACTATGCTGAAATTGAGGTTCTAGGGCCAGGGTTTGACTTCCATGCTGAAGCTCATTCGGAAAACCTCTACAAAACAATTGACCTAGCAGTTGCTAAAATTGAAAAGCAAGTGCAGAAGAAAAAAGAGAAAATGCGTAATCGCAAAAAGATGCCTCATAAAGATATCGAGATCCTTGATCCAGAGAGTGCTTGGCTTGAGCACGAGCCTGATATTGATGATATGGCATCTTAA
- the rpoN gene encoding RNA polymerase factor sigma-54 — protein sequence MATKLSQSLNQSQQLVMTPQLQQAIKLLTLSHLEMTDVIAKEMVENPMLEEVSHGEGDYKLDKLENQSKEAKADDFKEEAMMSSGDDIDWQKYVDSYNSTTYEPNMATPSLSPDDMPNYENMVSKGASLAEHLEWQLRMEDLNDVEIDFAIEIIGNINDDGYLSCKFDELIETSNLEREECLGMLELVQRLDPVGCGAQDLVDCLLAQARIAEERSPLLEKLIRFHLTNLKNRDYKKITADTGVAEEQIIETAKLLHNFHPKPGRLVGGGETHYVTPDVYVVEIGGEFVVQVNDDGVPRLRISKMYQDMLNQAESLQNKEAKEFVEEKLKSALWLIKSINKRQRTIDQVAKSIVKKQQQFFKKGPKHLKPMVLKDVANELGVHESTVSRATSNKYMHTPIGMFELKYFFNAGIGGDKGGVDAVGEVVKLKIKELVDNENPKKPLSDQKIADLLSQEEMKVARRTVAKYRESLGILSSSKRKVK from the coding sequence ATGGCCACTAAACTTTCACAAAGTCTAAATCAGTCTCAACAACTCGTGATGACGCCGCAACTTCAGCAGGCGATTAAACTACTCACATTAAGTCACTTAGAAATGACAGATGTTATTGCTAAGGAGATGGTTGAAAATCCGATGCTAGAAGAAGTTTCCCATGGTGAGGGAGATTACAAACTAGATAAGTTAGAGAATCAATCTAAAGAAGCAAAGGCCGACGATTTTAAAGAAGAGGCCATGATGAGTAGTGGTGACGATATCGACTGGCAAAAGTATGTCGATAGTTACAACTCAACTACATATGAACCAAATATGGCAACACCATCTCTTAGTCCAGATGATATGCCTAATTATGAAAATATGGTTTCCAAAGGTGCTTCACTAGCTGAGCACTTAGAGTGGCAGCTACGTATGGAAGACCTTAACGATGTGGAAATTGATTTTGCAATTGAGATCATCGGAAATATTAATGATGATGGTTATCTCTCATGTAAGTTTGATGAACTAATTGAGACTTCAAACCTTGAGCGTGAAGAGTGTTTGGGAATGCTGGAGCTTGTGCAAAGACTTGATCCTGTAGGATGTGGTGCTCAAGACCTTGTTGATTGTCTTCTTGCTCAGGCGCGTATCGCTGAAGAGCGTTCACCTTTACTAGAAAAACTTATTCGTTTTCATTTAACGAATCTTAAAAATAGAGATTATAAGAAAATTACAGCTGATACTGGTGTTGCAGAAGAGCAGATTATTGAAACAGCAAAACTACTTCATAATTTTCATCCAAAGCCAGGAAGACTTGTTGGTGGGGGAGAAACTCATTATGTAACTCCTGATGTTTACGTAGTTGAAATCGGTGGAGAATTCGTTGTTCAGGTTAATGACGACGGTGTACCAAGATTAAGAATTTCTAAAATGTATCAGGATATGCTTAATCAAGCAGAATCCCTACAGAATAAAGAAGCTAAAGAATTTGTGGAAGAAAAACTTAAGTCGGCTTTATGGCTAATTAAGTCTATAAATAAGAGACAGAGAACAATTGACCAAGTGGCAAAATCAATTGTGAAAAAACAGCAGCAGTTCTTTAAAAAAGGACCTAAGCATTTAAAGCCAATGGTTCTAAAAGATGTTGCCAATGAATTAGGAGTTCATGAGTCGACAGTTTCACGTGCTACTTCAAATAAGTATATGCACACACCAATTGGAATGTTTGAATTAAAGTATTTTTTCAACGCTGGAATTGGTGGAGATAAAGGTGGAGTGGATGCCGTAGGTGAAGTTGTTAAGCTTAAAATCAAAGAGCTTGTAGACAATGAGAATCCAAAGAAGCCTCTATCAGATCAGAAGATTGCCGACCTTTTGAGTCAAGAGGAGATGAAAGTAGCAAGACGTACAGTCGCTAAGTACCGAGAAAGTCTTGGCATTTTGTCGTCGTCAAAAAGAAAAGTAAAATAG
- a CDS encoding cation:proton antiporter translates to MIHLVNTEAQYLILFTVLLILPKLLLRFQIPIGISSIALGVGAGLGLGWFRGDELLLMLSRLGITSLFLFAGFEVEIEELKQNWKELFLGVTQMLAITLLVAFGISLYFEIAFRPATLIALGIMTPSTGFILNSLKNYGFSEGQEYWIRSKAISKEIAAILLLFVTLQSESLVNLGSSTMVLIALSVFLPLAYKLFFKYIAPYAKDSEVGFLILTALICGVITKKIGTYYLVGAFIVGFIASEFKHFGKSDKSEEIIKNLQMFFSFFIPFYFFKAGVSFTKDLFSTEGLIIGLVFLGVFIPLRIINTYSNMNFFMKDFWPDRKEITMSLLPTLIFGLVMAQISRERFDIPLEIVSGLVIYTLVASVIPAFMFKKVPPENF, encoded by the coding sequence ATGATTCACTTAGTTAATACTGAAGCACAGTATTTAATTCTATTTACAGTGCTCTTAATATTGCCAAAGCTTTTACTGAGGTTTCAGATCCCAATAGGGATTTCTTCGATTGCATTGGGTGTCGGAGCTGGATTAGGACTGGGGTGGTTTAGAGGAGATGAGCTTCTTCTTATGCTATCTCGTCTTGGTATTACTTCTTTATTTCTCTTTGCTGGTTTTGAAGTTGAAATAGAAGAGCTAAAGCAAAATTGGAAGGAGTTATTTTTAGGAGTAACTCAAATGTTAGCAATTACGCTTTTAGTTGCTTTTGGAATTTCTCTTTACTTTGAAATTGCCTTTAGGCCTGCGACTTTAATTGCTCTTGGTATTATGACGCCATCGACAGGCTTTATTTTAAACTCTCTAAAAAATTATGGATTCTCAGAAGGTCAAGAGTATTGGATTCGTTCAAAGGCCATCTCTAAAGAAATTGCAGCGATCTTATTACTCTTTGTTACATTGCAGTCTGAAAGCCTTGTGAACCTTGGAAGTTCAACAATGGTTCTTATTGCACTAAGTGTTTTCTTACCATTAGCATATAAATTATTCTTCAAGTATATAGCGCCTTATGCAAAAGACTCAGAAGTTGGTTTCCTTATTCTTACAGCTCTTATCTGTGGTGTAATTACAAAGAAGATTGGAACTTATTATCTTGTTGGTGCATTTATCGTAGGATTTATTGCTTCAGAGTTTAAGCACTTTGGAAAATCGGATAAGTCAGAAGAGATCATTAAGAACTTACAAATGTTCTTCTCATTCTTTATCCCATTCTACTTCTTCAAAGCAGGGGTTAGTTTTACAAAAGACCTATTTAGTACTGAAGGATTAATCATTGGTTTAGTTTTCTTAGGAGTTTTTATTCCATTGAGAATTATCAATACATATTCAAATATGAACTTCTTTATGAAGGACTTTTGGCCTGATCGTAAGGAAATTACTATGTCACTTCTTCCAACTCTTATCTTTGGTCTTGTTATGGCCCAAATTTCAAGAGAAAGATTTGATATACCACTAGAGATCGTTTCGGGGCTTGTTATTTATACACTAGTTGCAAGTGTAATCCCTGCGTTTATGTTTAAGAAAGTTCCACCTGAGAACTTCTAA
- a CDS encoding ABC-F family ATP-binding cassette domain-containing protein: MLNVSNISKIQSSETLYSGGSFQINPGEKVGLVGPNGAGKTTLFRMIIGEEKPDEGQVSFPDKLRWAYFSQKVGELAGQTALEVVMSGDDKISKLGEKLKVFEDKLADCANMSDDEMNDVLMKMGDVQSEFEKRGGYDLETRAEEVLTGLGIMPEDHGKMIEDFSGGWKMRIALARVLVISPDLIIMDEPTNYLDMESILWLEDWLKTFEGGIFMTTHDRDFMNNVCNKIIEIAHKRITTYSGNYEFYEKERDIRREQLIAQASRQADMLAKEEEFIAKFKARASHAAQVQSRVKKLDKIDRIEVPAEEESISFQFPTPPRGGDDVVIIKDLAKSWPLSEGAQHDVFDGLSVTVKRTNKIAVVGVNGAGKSTLLKCITGHTDATKGIVSIGPSIKLGYFSQYSLEVLNPESSVFDEVRKDLPTASDGYIRNLLAAFLFRGQDVDKKVKYLSGGEKSRLVLATLLSQNNNFLVLDEPTNHLDIKSREVLLDALKRYEGTIMFVSHDRHFLSELAEQVYEVDKGEVRIFPGNYKEYLERI, translated from the coding sequence ATGCTTAACGTTTCCAATATTTCAAAAATTCAAAGTAGTGAAACTCTCTATTCAGGAGGAAGTTTTCAAATAAATCCAGGTGAAAAAGTTGGTCTCGTCGGTCCAAATGGAGCTGGTAAAACAACACTATTTCGAATGATTATTGGAGAAGAAAAGCCAGATGAAGGACAAGTGTCATTTCCCGATAAATTACGTTGGGCCTATTTTTCACAAAAAGTAGGTGAGCTTGCGGGCCAAACAGCTCTTGAAGTTGTTATGTCTGGAGATGATAAAATTTCAAAATTAGGTGAAAAACTTAAGGTTTTTGAAGATAAATTGGCCGATTGCGCCAATATGAGTGATGACGAAATGAATGATGTCCTCATGAAAATGGGTGATGTTCAATCAGAGTTTGAAAAAAGAGGTGGTTATGACCTCGAAACTCGTGCTGAAGAAGTTCTGACAGGACTGGGGATTATGCCAGAAGATCACGGGAAGATGATTGAAGACTTCTCTGGTGGTTGGAAAATGAGAATCGCCCTTGCGCGAGTTCTTGTGATAAGTCCTGATCTTATTATCATGGATGAGCCGACAAACTATCTTGATATGGAGTCGATTCTTTGGCTTGAAGATTGGCTTAAGACTTTTGAAGGGGGAATCTTTATGACGACCCACGATCGCGACTTCATGAATAATGTTTGTAATAAAATTATTGAGATCGCTCATAAGAGAATTACCACATACTCGGGAAATTATGAGTTCTACGAAAAAGAAAGAGATATTAGAAGAGAGCAATTAATCGCTCAAGCTTCAAGGCAAGCTGATATGTTGGCCAAAGAAGAAGAATTTATTGCAAAGTTTAAGGCCCGCGCCTCTCATGCGGCACAAGTACAATCTCGTGTAAAAAAATTAGATAAAATTGATCGTATTGAAGTTCCTGCTGAAGAAGAAAGCATAAGCTTTCAATTTCCAACACCTCCGCGAGGTGGAGATGATGTTGTTATTATTAAGGACCTTGCAAAGTCTTGGCCTTTAAGTGAAGGAGCGCAACACGATGTCTTTGATGGCCTTTCAGTAACTGTTAAAAGAACAAATAAAATTGCCGTTGTGGGTGTTAATGGCGCAGGTAAGTCAACGTTATTAAAATGTATCACTGGCCATACAGACGCAACAAAAGGAATTGTTAGCATTGGCCCAAGTATTAAACTTGGCTACTTTTCACAATATTCACTAGAGGTATTAAATCCTGAATCATCAGTTTTTGATGAAGTAAGAAAGGATCTACCAACAGCTAGTGATGGATATATTAGAAACCTTCTTGCGGCATTCTTATTTCGCGGGCAAGACGTTGATAAGAAAGTTAAGTATCTTTCTGGAGGAGAGAAGTCGCGACTTGTTCTTGCAACTCTTCTTTCACAAAATAATAATTTTCTGGTTCTCGATGAGCCAACAAACCATTTAGATATTAAATCGAGAGAAGTCCTCTTAGATGCTCTTAAGAGATATGAAGGGACGATAATGTTTGTTTCCCATGATAGACACTTTTTGAGTGAGTTGGCCGAACAGGTTTACGAAGTCGATAAAGGTGAAGTAAGAATTTTTCCTGGGAACTATAAAGAATATTTGGAAAGGATTTAA
- a CDS encoding mechanosensitive ion channel family protein: MKLENIFINANGEIKKSVYLVLLIILFYFINHFVSFVLKKTKSVSTEQKRRYVVNTNISLTILFAFIALYIYSAEIKNLAFSLAAVLVAIVLITKEFSLNLIGGIYKTFSGGFIIGDAIEVDGRRGSVIDRDLFTTTLLEFGPNKNSHNFTGRSIIIPNSVFLSCKVTNETFLKSYVLHSFNIILDPHDDWEKAEQILLERADFYCSEYFEVAQRALNKLFTKSHLETPLLKPRVQITFNSKEEIELNVRITAPFRTKGTVEQKIIKDFMREFYN, translated from the coding sequence ATGAAATTAGAGAATATTTTTATTAATGCAAATGGTGAAATTAAAAAGTCAGTATATTTAGTATTACTGATTATTCTTTTCTATTTTATTAATCACTTTGTCTCTTTTGTACTAAAGAAGACAAAGTCAGTTTCTACAGAGCAGAAAAGACGTTATGTTGTTAATACAAATATCTCTCTAACAATTTTATTTGCTTTTATTGCACTGTATATATATTCGGCAGAGATTAAAAACTTGGCCTTTTCACTCGCTGCTGTTCTTGTTGCTATCGTCCTTATTACAAAGGAATTCTCCCTTAATTTAATTGGTGGAATCTATAAAACTTTCTCTGGTGGCTTCATAATTGGTGATGCTATCGAAGTCGATGGAAGAAGAGGAAGCGTTATCGATCGCGATCTTTTTACAACGACTCTTTTAGAATTTGGGCCAAATAAGAACTCTCATAATTTTACGGGACGCTCCATCATTATCCCAAATTCAGTATTTCTAAGCTGTAAGGTAACAAATGAAACATTCTTAAAAAGCTATGTTCTTCATAGCTTTAATATAATATTAGATCCTCATGATGATTGGGAAAAAGCAGAGCAAATACTCCTTGAAAGAGCAGACTTCTATTGTTCAGAGTATTTTGAAGTGGCCCAAAGAGCTCTTAATAAGCTATTTACAAAGTCTCACCTTGAAACCCCTCTTTTAAAGCCAAGAGTTCAAATTACTTTTAATTCAAAGGAAGAAATTGAGTTAAATGTAAGAATCACGGCCCCTTTTCGCACAAAAGGAACAGTTGAACAAAAGATTATTAAAGACTTTATGCGCGAGTTCTACAATTAA
- a CDS encoding DUF2608 domain-containing protein, producing MKFLISFLLIFNTFAYEEISSHTNFYKKVTHYALKNKVAPSDILVIYDIDNTLLRFKTSFASDQWFNWQKDQIKKGCPKHCIAKSVGGVLQYSYNATFLSRMLLVEKEIPSLIRSLQEANYGVVALTSRGPVNHPATIRELNRNGVDFDKRNAPKWPFSTKLNGRKVRYADGVFLTSGLNKGEMLTYLINRPNLKKKYKAIFFLDDRLKHVKHMDKWFKGKLDVNSYRLTTTDKIVKAFEESDKKEVIRVGEEFKALMKDLN from the coding sequence ATGAAATTCTTAATTTCATTTTTATTAATTTTTAATACTTTTGCTTATGAAGAAATCTCTTCACACACTAACTTTTATAAGAAAGTAACTCACTATGCTTTAAAGAATAAAGTCGCTCCAAGTGACATTCTTGTCATCTACGATATTGATAATACTTTACTGCGTTTTAAAACGAGTTTTGCTAGTGATCAGTGGTTTAACTGGCAAAAAGATCAGATAAAAAAAGGATGCCCAAAACACTGTATCGCAAAATCTGTTGGGGGAGTGCTTCAGTACTCGTATAATGCGACTTTCTTGTCACGTATGTTACTTGTCGAAAAAGAGATCCCATCGCTTATCAGAAGCCTTCAGGAAGCTAATTATGGGGTTGTTGCTCTAACATCACGTGGGCCAGTTAATCATCCAGCAACAATTCGTGAACTGAATCGAAATGGCGTTGATTTTGATAAGAGGAATGCACCGAAATGGCCATTTTCTACTAAGCTGAATGGGCGAAAGGTTCGTTATGCAGATGGTGTCTTCTTAACGTCAGGGTTAAACAAAGGTGAGATGCTTACTTATCTTATTAATCGACCTAATTTAAAAAAGAAGTATAAAGCGATTTTCTTCTTAGATGATCGATTAAAGCATGTGAAGCATATGGATAAGTGGTTTAAGGGAAAGCTTGATGTTAATTCATATCGATTAACAACGACAGATAAAATCGTTAAGGCTTTCGAAGAGTCTGATAAGAAAGAAGTAATAAGAGTTGGTGAAGAATTTAAAGCATTGATGAAAGATTTAAATTAA